A single Syngnathus acus chromosome 8, fSynAcu1.2, whole genome shotgun sequence DNA region contains:
- the c1qtnf6a gene encoding complement C1q tumor necrosis factor-related protein 6: protein MLGVLVSLSFVHLVTQAAPPNASPVTCKRCCDDLQSAADGTATPASGAYGRLPEVRTYINMTILKGDKGDRGERGTPGKIGHEGPPGSMGPMGPEGSKGQAGLPGHPCKVDYAAFSVGRRKSLHSLEAYQPLIFDTVFVNLDNHFNMFSGKFVCHTAGIYFFNVNIHTWNFKETYLHIMRNEAEQAIVYAQPSDRSIMQSQSLMLDLGLNDEVWIRLYKRERENAIYSDDVDIYITFNGYLIKASSE, encoded by the exons ATGTTGGGTGTCCTGGTCAGCCTGTCTTTTGTTCACCTGGTGACACAGGCGGCCCCTCCCAACGCTAGCCCCGTTACTTGCAAGCGCTGCTGCGATGACCTACAATCGGCAGCGGACGGCACCGCCACGCCCGCGTCAGGAGCGTACGGCCGGCTACCCGAGGTCCGAACCTACATCAACATGACCATCCTAAAAG GGGACAAAGGAGACCGTGGAGAAAGAGGGACACCAGGTAAAATTGGACACGAAGGACCTCCAGGATCCATGGGGCCCATGGGCCCGGAAGGATCCAAGGGCCAGGCCGGTCTCCCCGGACACCCCTGTAAAGTGGACTACGCTGCTTTTTCCGTCGGCCGTCGCAAGTCCCTCCACAGCCTGGAAGCCTACCAGCCGCTGATATTTGACACGGTTTTCGTCAACCTCGACAACCACTTCAACATGTTCAGCGGCAAATTCGTCTGCCATACGGCCGGCATCTACTTCTTCAACGTCAACATTCACACGTGGAACTTCAAGGAGACCTACCTGCACATAATGCGCAATGAAGCCGAGCAGGCCATCGTGTACGCCCAGCCCAGTGACCGCTCCATCATGCAGAGCCAGAGCCTGATGCTGGACCTGGGCCTCAACGACGAGGTGTGGATCCGTCTGTATAAGCGGGAAAGGGAGAATGCCATTTACAGCGATGATGTCGATATTTATATCACTTTCAATGGATACCTCATCAAAGCAAGCTcagagtaa